The Aspergillus fumigatus Af293 chromosome 3, whole genome shotgun sequence region TCGTCCTTGTCTAGACTGTTGCTGGGGTCTTgttcgtcctcctcatcggcaaGCTCTTCCTCACCTTCCTCATAGGCACGCTGAATAACGAGCTGATACTGAAACTCCTGACCGGTGCGTCGTATAGTAGCCGCGGCGTCTTTGAAGATGAGCTCTGAGTAACCCTTTGGAGAAAGAGGGCGGACCAAATACAGCTGGCCTTGAGGGATCTCAATAATGGATTCTTTAGAGGTGTCTCCAAATAGGAACTTGCTCACTGTGATGTTACCGAATTAGTTGGTTAAATGTCCCAATGCACAAGAAAGGGTTCTAAAATGGATGAGATAAAGTAAGGAGGGGTATGGCGGGGTAGAGTGAACGAGAAGGTAGACGTTGAAAGCACAAGACAGATTTGAGAGAACCTACCATTACGGAGCATGAACATAGCTGGAGGGTTCAGGAGGCTGCTACCTCAAAAGGTGCAGCTGATTTTTCCTTATTAGTACGTAGTGCTCAGAGGCACGCAGTCAGCAAGGAAATTAATGCCACGGGGGCAAAACACAAGGGAAGAACGGAATCTGtggacaagaacaagaatATTTCAATAGAAGAGATCTAACATCAGAAAATAATGATGGTGCTTCAGCAGCAGATCTCTTTTCTGAAGAACTATCCTGTTGAACGACTGGCTCTTGCGATGCTCGTCCTTGCAAGAGGAAAATCACCCACAtgttttctttctgttgATCTGCCGTCATCGATCGGCTTCTGTGGCAACCAATGTGGCGTTAGACTGTGGCTGTGCTGACAAGTGGCAGATGGGACTAGCCGTATATGGAGTATGGTAGCATAGCTATCTGAATAAGAATTCGATATCTACAATTAACATGCATTATTGTTTTGGATAGGTGGATCGTTCATACGTGAGTGGTGTACATAGCGTAATAGCAAAAAATATATACACAGTTAAGTTGCCTGTACAAAAACACACGTTACTCTTTGCCCCCTTcgcctgcttctgctgcagcACCTTCTCCATCTGGCTCCGCTTCTACAGCTTCGACACTCTCCCGTGGTGTCTGATCTTCAGACTCATGGTCCGCCGATTTCAGTTTGCCTCCCTTCCTTTGGGGAATTACTTGAATGAATGCTTTCCCCCAGTCACCCAGCTCCAGCCACCGAATCATAATCTCCACGACATGGTTCGTTGCCAGTACCTGACGATGAGCCATCTGGATATACTCTCCGATGGGTAGCTTGGCGGTCTTGATGCCCTTGGCTACCGCGGATTTATAGCAGATGCCCTTGTGGCGATTCTTGTCCACCAAACCTCCAATGATATATGTGCTGTAGGGCTTCAATTCCGTCAAGATATTGGGACTGTCGCTGCTGAGGTACACAATCTCGCCATCTTCAGGCTTGGCGTCCGCCTTGTCAGCGAAAACTCCTGCGAGCTGGCCGCCTTTAGGACCTTGCATCCACTCCTTTGCCATCTCGGCAGCTTCGGCGAAGTCCTCCTGCAGAAACCGAACGCCTTTCCAGTTTTCGTGTGTCTTTCCCAGCACCGTATCGAACCGCTCCTTGAGCAACTTGTTGAATGATGAAACGACCAGGTGCGAGCGGAAGGGAGCCCTACTGTTATCGGAGTAGGATCGCGTTATTTGCGCACCGAGGGATACTCGTTCCTTGTCTAGCATTAAATCATCGTAACTGCAGTCGAGCACGAGTGTGACCGGGAGCAGAGTTGATCGTTGGAATTTCTTTTGTGTAGACTCGAACGCCTTTCGAGTTTCTTCCGTAGCCTCTGCGCCCTCTTGTTTCGCCTGTTCTAAAGCGGCTCGTCTTCGTTCCCTTTTTGCGACCAACTTCTCTTTGCGTTTCACTTTGCGCTGCTCCCTCATTGCCTCCCAGTGCTCTTTTCGTTTGAGTTTCTTCAATTGATTCTTGGACAATGTGGGCGGTCCATCCTTTCCGTGCGCGTCTTGTCCCTCTTCATCACAAGCTTGCTTTACATCGTTGTCAATCCTATCGTTTGAAGGCGACGCACGGTTGTCGGAATCCGCACTCTCAGCGTCATCGTCGTGAACGGCTCCCACAGCGCCGGTCATGACAGGCTCTGATCCCTCCTGCACTTCATCATGGTTTAATTTGGGATATTTTCTAGGCCgatcgtcatcctccatcttcgATCAACCAAGGAAAGACGGGATACGAGTGATTGAAGCTATGTCCTATTGGGA contains the following coding sequences:
- the trm10 gene encoding tRNA (guanine(9)-N(1))-methyltransferase, which encodes MEDDDRPRKYPKLNHDEVQEGSEPVMTGAVGAVHDDDAESADSDNRASPSNDRIDNDVKQACDEEGQDAHGKDGPPTLSKNQLKKLKRKEHWEAMREQRKVKRKEKLVAKRERRRAALEQAKQEGAEATEETRKAFESTQKKFQRSTLLPVTLVLDCSYDDLMLDKERVSLGAQITRSYSDNSRAPFRSHLVVSSFNKLLKERFDTVLGKTHENWKGVRFLQEDFAEAAEMAKEWMQGPKGGQLAGVFADKADAKPEDGEIVYLSSDSPNILTELKPYSTYIIGGLVDKNRHKGICYKSAVAKGIKTAKLPIGEYIQMAHRQVLATNHVVEIMIRWLELGDWGKAFIQVIPQRKGGKLKSADHESEDQTPRESVEAVEAEPDGEGAAAEAGEGGKE